The window ACCCATATTCAATATAAGAACGGAAACAGCGTAACCTCGTGGATACACCCGCAGTCTAAGCAAAAAATATCCGTATATTTTGAAAACGGAATACCCGTTTCTCTTGAAGACGGAAGCATAAAACGCAAAATCGTAGTTTCAGGTGAGCAAAAGGTATATTGGCTTAAAAATATTCCGGACATTCCTCAAAATATAAATAAAAAAAATTGCCGAAATTTTTAACCAAAATGAACTTCCTGTAGTTTCATATATGTTTTCCGTGAACGAATTTGAAGTTTTTGCGGTAAGGTCCGGCGGTTTAATATTTGCAGAGATTACAGGTAACTGAAAAACGTTTTTTAACCTGTCTGAATTTTAAAATATATTTTTTTTTCAGTTTAAGTTATAAAATTAATTATATAGTTTTTATTTTCAACGGGAATGTTTTTGCTCCCTTTGTAAACACGCATTGACTAACCGTATAAGTTTTAGTAAAATGTTACAAAACCGTACTTAAGCGGTTTAATTGTATGAAATAATGGTAATAAGAGCATTATATTTTAATAAAGAAATAATTTTAAGATGAAAAAGTTTTATTTAAATTTTATAATTTCAGCCTGTTTTCTCTTTTTTTGTTGTAATACCGTACAACAGCCTCATTCATATGTGGATTACTCGAATATGTCGAGTATTTTATATCAAGTGGAATATGCGGAGCGTCTTTTGAATAAAGGCGAAATATCCGAAGCCCTGGTCCGTTCACGGATTTTGGACTTAAATACAAAAGACGTAAAAGAAGTTGCCGAGATAAAAAATAAATCGCTTGAAAAAGCGGAAGAAGCGTTTTTTTACAGCATAAAGGAAAAAGATTGGAATTCCGCTTTAAAATATTTCCGTTCGATTACCGCTTCAGGAAAAAGACTTGATGATTGGACGGAAGAGCGTATTTTTAATGAGCGTTCCGTATTATGGAAGACAAAGGGAGATACGCCTCTTTTAAATCTTGATGTGAAAAATACGGAGCATCTCGGAAAGTCCGATATGCAGGATATGATAAAAGGTACCGTTACCGTTTGGGTGGATAAGGGAACCAGAATTGAAAGGGGCTTGGGTTTTGCGGACGCATCTATAGGTTCAGGTTTTTTTATCGATAAAAGGGGCTATTTTATTACTAATTATCATGTTATTCAAAGCGAAGTGGACCCGAAATACGACGGATATTCAAAACTGTATATAAAATCCCCGAATGACCCTAATGTAAAAATTTCCGCCAAAGTAATAGGCTGGGACCCGCTTTTTGATTTGGCTCTGGTTAAGACGGAAATTTCGCCTGAAGCCGTTTTTAATTTAGGTTCTTCAAAGAATTTAAATGTGGGAAGTAAAATTTATGCAATGGGTTCTCCTGCGGGTTTGGATAAAACCTTAACTTCCGGTATTGTATCCGCCAAATACCGCCGCCTTTTTTCTATGGTAGATGTAATGCAAATAGATGCCGCAATAAACCACGGCAATTCCGGCGGGCCTATTGTAGATGAAGACGGGTTTGTTCAGGGTGTTGTTTTTGCCGGCCTTGAAAGAAACGAAGGTATAAATTTTGCAATTCCCGTTGAACTTTTAAAAGAGGTTCTTCCCGAGCTTTATGCGGGCGGAGAGGTAAAACACAGTTGGCTGGGCGGATACGGTAAAACCGAAAAAATAGATACAAAAACTTCAGGAGTAAAACTGGGATATATTCTTCCCGACGGCCCCTTATCCGTTTCAGGAGTTAAAGAAGGTTCCATTATAACCGAATTTAACGGAATGCCCGTAACTTCCGTGGAGGAAATACAGGCTCAGCTTTTGTCGGTTGCTCCGGATACTATAATTACGGTAAAAATAAAAGAGAAAGATTTTAACGGCTCTTATATTGCAAAGGAGCTTCCTGTTTTATGTAAAGCTCGTCCTATGTCGCCGGGCAGCATAGTTTTAAAAAAAGACAGCGATTGGAGAGCTGTGCTGCCGATTTTAGGCTTTTATCTGGAATTTTCAGGCAGAAGGAATTCTTATAGGGTAGCGGAAGTGATACCCGGCAGTACTGCCGATAAGGCAGGATTTACCGTAAATGATTATATAGAGTTTAACGGAAAATGGATAGATGACGATGATGAAGATATAGTTCACATCAGAATATATGCCAAAAAAGTAAAGGCGGGGTATGTGGACAGTTTTATGATTCTTTCGGCATACCTGGATAATCCGCAATTTTTTTAAAAACGGTATTTCGATAATTAAAAAATAAATTTTATATTGAATTTCAGACGGTATTATGAGAATTTAATAGATAAAATTTTATATTTTTCTCTCTAAAACGAACCTTTTTCGGATATAATATTGTAATTATTTCATGTTGTAATTGAAACTTTTCACCTATTGATTTTTTTTAAATTTTATGTATTATCAATGAAATAATATCAATTTGCGCATGAATTTGTTTCGGCAGTCTTGTTGCGGTTGGTATCTTATGTTTTTATTTTTAGTTTTTTGTAAAAAAGATACAAAAAGCTCGGGGTTGTTTTGCCTTTTTGAATTTTAAAGATAAAAATTAGGGGTGTGTATGAGGAAAAAACTTGAGTTTGTGTTATTTATATTTATTTTATTACGGGTTTATCCTAATGAAATTGAAATACCTGTAAAAGGA is drawn from Treponema pedis and contains these coding sequences:
- a CDS encoding trypsin-like peptidase domain-containing protein; this translates as MSSILYQVEYAERLLNKGEISEALVRSRILDLNTKDVKEVAEIKNKSLEKAEEAFFYSIKEKDWNSALKYFRSITASGKRLDDWTEERIFNERSVLWKTKGDTPLLNLDVKNTEHLGKSDMQDMIKGTVTVWVDKGTRIERGLGFADASIGSGFFIDKRGYFITNYHVIQSEVDPKYDGYSKLYIKSPNDPNVKISAKVIGWDPLFDLALVKTEISPEAVFNLGSSKNLNVGSKIYAMGSPAGLDKTLTSGIVSAKYRRLFSMVDVMQIDAAINHGNSGGPIVDEDGFVQGVVFAGLERNEGINFAIPVELLKEVLPELYAGGEVKHSWLGGYGKTEKIDTKTSGVKLGYILPDGPLSVSGVKEGSIITEFNGMPVTSVEEIQAQLLSVAPDTIITVKIKEKDFNGSYIAKELPVLCKARPMSPGSIVLKKDSDWRAVLPILGFYLEFSGRRNSYRVAEVIPGSTADKAGFTVNDYIEFNGKWIDDDDEDIVHIRIYAKKVKAGYVDSFMILSAYLDNPQFF